Below is a window of Gimesia chilikensis DNA.
CGCCTGGCTGCTTCTTCGGGCGTAGCTCCATTCTCGAGATGCCGGCTGGCATTTTCTACCATGACAATCCCGTCATCGACAACAGTACCGATCGCCAGGATCAGTGCCAGCAGAGTGAGCAGATTAATCGAGTACCCCAGCATCTGCATCAGGAAAAAGGCGCCGACAATCGCCAGCGGCATGGCGACACCGGGAACCAGAGCCGAGCGGAAAGAACCAAGGAACAGATAGATCACGACGGTGACGATCAACAGGGCTTCCACCAGTGAGCTGATGACCTCGTCGATCGAATCCTGAACGGCTTCGGTACTGTCGTAAACCACAATGCCTTCCAGTCCCGCGGGCAACTGCGCGCGAACTTCGGGAATCAGCTTGCGGACGCCTGCAATGGTATCCAGCAGGTTTGCTTCGGGTGCGACCTGCACACCGATAAACGCCACGTTTTGACCTTCAAAGATGATGGAACTGTCGTAGCTTTCAGCTCCCAGCTCCACCTGGGCGACATCCCTGAGCCGAATGATGGTGTCTCCCTGCTCGCGGATCACCAGGTTCTCGAATGATTCGACCGTCTGCAGATTGGTATCCGCCTTAAGGGGGATAGACGTGATTGTACCTTTGGTTTCACCGACCGCGGACAGAAAATTGCTGTCGGCGATGGCCTGGTAGACCTCAACGGGTGTGACTTTCAAAGCGGCCATCCGATCAGGATTGAGCCAGAGCCGCATGGCGATATTCTGCGCGCCGATCACGTTAGCCTGTTGTACCCCGGATACGGTTTCCAGTCGGGGTCGTACGGCCCGGTTGAGATAGTCGGTGATTTCGCTCGATTTGAGAACATCGCTGTAGAAGGCCAGGTACATGGCTGCCTGATTATTGCCGCGGCTGATGGTGACGATGGAATTCTCGGATCCCTGGGGGAGTCGATTGCGAACCTGCTGAATCTTGGTCAGAATCTCCGCGACTGCGGCGTTGGGGTCGTAGCCCAGTTCCAGTCGCGCTGTGATGGTGCTGATACCGAGCGAACTGCTGCTCTCCAGGTAGTCGATGCCTTCCGCGGTCGAGATCGTCTGCTCCAGAGGTGTGGTGATGAAGCCCTGTACCAGCTCGGCGTTAGCACCAATATAAGGCGTAACGATGCGGATTGTCGATGAAGTCGTTTCCGGATATTCGCGGACCGTCAAAGCGGTCATGGCCTGCACTCCCAGCAGGAGTATGACCAGTCCCGTCACTGTTGCCAGTACGGGACGTTCAATAAAACGATCCAGCAAATTCATGGTTTCGTCGTTTTCACTTCTACGTCTCGAGCGGCATCCGTTTCTGCAATGCGGACCGGGCTGCCGTCTTCGATTTTGAGCTGCCCCGATGTCACCACCCGATCGCCGGGCTGCACACCTTTGCGGACTTCAATCTGATGCCCGCGGCGTTCGCCGGTCTGAACGAAGGCACGCCGTGCTACGAGTTTTGTTTTTGACTTCTGAGTTTTTTTGTCCGAGGAACTCTCCACAGAAGATGATTTTGCCTCAGACGACTGTTGCTGTTCTTCCCGTACGAAGAAGACCGACTTCCCGTAAGCGTTGAGCGCAATCGCTGTCTGCGGGACTTCGATGACTTCGCGTGCTTCAGGCAACTCGACTACGACTTCCGCGAACATACCCGGTCTCAGCTTGCGCTGCTGATTCGGCAGTTGTGCCCGGACGGTGAAACTGCGTGTTGTTTCCTCAACCAGGGGATTGATGGCGATGATTTTTCCGCGAAAGGATTCGTCGGAATACGCGTCTACTGAAATCCGAACGGTCTGCCCTTCCGCGATCGCACCGGCATCCTGTTCCGGCAGGTCAAAGTCGACATATATCGGCTCGATCTGCTGTAATGTGGTGACCGGACTACCGGGCGACAGATATTCTCCCAGGCTGATTTTTCGAATGCCCAGTTCACCACTGAAGGGGGCCTGAATCTCTTTCTTTTCGATAACGGCCCGCTGCCGGTCCGCGGAGGCCTGGAGCTGCTCGACTTCAGTCGCTGCCTGCTCATACGATTCCTCAGTCGTGGCGTCTTTCTTGAGCAGTTCGCGGGAGCGCGAGAGATCGGAGCGGGCCTGCTTCAGATCGGCTTCGATTGACTTGAGTTCCGCCCGTTCGCGTGTGGTATCCAGCAGGACGAGTAGCTTGCCTTCCTCAACGCGTTTGCCTGATTCAAAGCGGATCTCGACGACTTTACCTGCCAGCTCGCTGGTCAGTTCGGTTCCCTGGATGGCACGTACGGTGCCCACGCCGGTCCGCTGTTGTTTCCACTTCTGTTTGCGGGCCGTCGCGACGGTTACCGAAGCCGGAGGACGCGAACGTTGCCTGGCTGCCTGCATCAGGGAAGAATAATACCACCAGGCTGCAGACCCTCCCGCCAGGCAGAGAAGCAGGAAGACAACGATGAGCAACAGATTCCATTTCAGCTGCGGTGCGGACTTTACAGCCTTGTGAGCGGTATCCTCGTCGCTAGATGTCGAATCCATTGATGCTCCCTTGTGCTCTGGCAAGAGCGATCTTCATTCACCACGGACTATTAGTAGAGAAAAAGATGCTGCCTGATATGATGTGTCACCCATCCGGGACCAGCCCGGACCGTCCCTCCAGGAGACGAAGGTGCGGAAAGCCTCCCTTCATCGGGTTG
It encodes the following:
- a CDS encoding efflux RND transporter periplasmic adaptor subunit; this translates as MDSTSSDEDTAHKAVKSAPQLKWNLLLIVVFLLLCLAGGSAAWWYYSSLMQAARQRSRPPASVTVATARKQKWKQQRTGVGTVRAIQGTELTSELAGKVVEIRFESGKRVEEGKLLVLLDTTRERAELKSIEADLKQARSDLSRSRELLKKDATTEESYEQAATEVEQLQASADRQRAVIEKKEIQAPFSGELGIRKISLGEYLSPGSPVTTLQQIEPIYVDFDLPEQDAGAIAEGQTVRISVDAYSDESFRGKIIAINPLVEETTRSFTVRAQLPNQQRKLRPGMFAEVVVELPEAREVIEVPQTAIALNAYGKSVFFVREEQQQSSEAKSSSVESSSDKKTQKSKTKLVARRAFVQTGERRGHQIEVRKGVQPGDRVVTSGQLKIEDGSPVRIAETDAARDVEVKTTKP